One part of the Coffea eugenioides isolate CCC68of unplaced genomic scaffold, Ceug_1.0 ScVebR1_492;HRSCAF=1178, whole genome shotgun sequence genome encodes these proteins:
- the LOC113758349 gene encoding polygalacturonase-like, whose translation MRFLAVPFLFIFFLLPSAESVTYNVQSYGAKSDGRSDSTKSFLSAWAAACASVEPATIYVPRGRFLVGGASFSGQNCKNNAITIRIDGTIVAPSDYNVLGHTGKWLAFERANGLSIYGGTLDGQGTGLWACKNSGKNCPKGARSLGFYNSNKVLVSGLSSLNSQFFHINLDGCQNTRLEGVKISAPENSPNTDGIHVQSSSGVAITNSHIGTGDDCISLGPGCSNIWIENIDCGPGHGISIGSLGSNLQEPGVKNVTVKTVTLSGTQNGLRIKTWAMPSNGFVTGVLFQHAVMVNVKNPIIIDQNYCPNRAKCPGQASGVRISDVTYQDVHGTSATEVAVNFGCSKKYPCSRIILEDVNLSYKDRPATASCVNAGGSSSGLVEPKACL comes from the exons atgAGATTTCTTGCTGtcccatttctcttcattttcttcctcttgccaTCAGCTGAGAGTGTAACGTACAATGTGCAGAGTTACGGGGCGAAATCTGACGGAAGAAGTGATTCCACGAAATCTTTTCTGAGTGCATGGGCTGCAGCTTGTGCCTCAGTTGAGCCTGCAACAATTTATGTTCCACGAGGAAGATTTTTGGTTGGAGGAGCATCATTTTCGGGCCAAAATTGCAAGAATAATGCTATAACCATTCGCATTGATGGAACCATTGTTGCTCCATCTGATTATAATGTCCTTGGACATACTGGTAAGTGGCTCGCGTTTGAAAGAGCTAATGGACTTTCAATATACGGTGGAACCCTTGATGGCCAAGGGACTGGTCTCTGGGCATGCAAAAACTCCGGCAAGAATTGCCCTAAAGGAGCAAGG TCACTGGGATTCTACAATTCAAACAAAGTATTGGTCAGTGGATTAAGTTCGTTAAACAGTCAATTTTTCCATATCAACCTTGACGGCTGCCAAAACACTAGGCTAGAAGGAGTAAAGATTTCAGCTCCAGAAAACAGCCCAAACACTGATGGAATTCATGTCCAATCATCTTCTGGTGTTGCAATTACTAACTCTCACATTGGCACTGGTGATGATTGCATCTCATTAGGCCCTGGATGTTCCAACATATGGATTGAGAATATCGACTGTGGTCCTGGCCATGGAATAAG TATTGGCAGTTTGGGAAGCAATTTGCAAGAACCAGGAGTTAAAAATGTGACAGTTAAAACTGTTACACTTTCGGGCACACAAAATGGTCTGAGGATAAAAACATGGGCAATGCCTAGCAATGGATTTGTTACTGGAGTTCTGTTTCAGCATGCAGTAATGGTTAATGTCAAAAACCCCATCATTATCGACCAAAATTACTGCCCAAATAGGGCCAAATGTCCTGGTCAG GCCTCAGGTGTGAGGATTAGTGATGTGACATACCAAGATGTACATGGAACATCAGCAACTGAAGTTGCTGTAAATTTTGGCTGCAGTAAAAAGTATCCATGCAGCCGTATAATTCTAGAAGATGTCAATCTTTCCTACAAAGATCGACCAGCTACGGCTTCATGTGTCAATGCGGGCGGATCTTCATCCGGTCTAGTTGAGCCGAAAGCCTGTTTGTAG